The nucleotide sequence CAAACAAACAGACCATTGGGGAGTGTCACCAATCCTTATCTTGTgcctgttatgggctgaatggtGTCCCTCAAATTCttctgttgaagtcctaactcctagTACTTTAGAATGTAACCATATATTGagataaaaccttttaaaaggtaattaagttaaagtgAGTTTTTAAGAGTGATCCCCAACCCGATATGTTTGGTggtcttataagaagaggagattaggacacagacacacatacccaTGGCATAAGCCATGTGATAATGCAGAGAGAAACTGGCCACCTGGAAGCTGAAGAAGGGGGTCTTTAGAAGAAACccaccctgctgacaccttgattttggaattTTAGCCTCCAAAATCACAAGAAaccaaataaatttttgttgcttaagctacctagtctgtggtactttgttatgataGCCTTAGTAAACTAGTAGAATGTTGCaaaagacaaggggaaaaagaccatttgaagataaatgaaagttgaccataaatgagaaaatgattaGAGATATCACACCAAAAATGAGATTGCAGATTCCATGAAAGTGGAAGAAACAAGTGCATATGGCAAGGACGTGTACAGACCACTCAGACAGATTACAGTGTACACCACTTCATTATTTACCATTTAGTTCAGTATATATCTTTTGCACTGATTTAATGGAGGCAACTTCTTGTGATTTGGTTTCTGGCTAATTTGAAAAACACAACATATTTCTCCATTCTTGAAATGCTTTGTTAATTTCTTATATCTAATTTTGTCGTGaatttataatttgtaaaatatgtttaaatttctcAACTTAGTGTTTATGTTTATTCTGCAAATAATCTAATGGTTGATGAACTATCCTTTAAAAACTcctcacttaaaataatttttatggcttttctATACCAAggataaaataaagcataaatcaGAGGGTTCATGGCTGAGTTATCAAAGCACCCCAACAGCAGATCTCATAAATACAGGCAGGTGTTATGAAGCCCATATAGGCATCAACTAGCATATCAGTTGTATATGGTAACCATGAAATCATAAATGCTATCACCGTGATACCCAGGGTCTTagcggcttctctctctcttgaatttGTAACTCTCTGAGTTTTTtaactctcttttttctctctctggatttGTAACTGTCTGAGGATGACTCTGCTTTGCTAccagtattttcaatttttatagctTGGTGTTTAGCTATTAGAAAAATCTTACAGTGAAGAATTATCATTATGAGGGTGGGTATGaagaataacagaaaatatatcaaaacccAGTCTTGATTTACAACAATTTGACAACCACCTACACAGTTGAGAGCACTTACTAATTCCTCCATCCCATCGTCATTGACACCTGTGTAGAACACGGCCCCGCTGCATACAATGAGCAGGATCCAGGAGACGCTGATGCACATCCCCAACACAGACACCGTGAAATTGCTGGGGTAGACCAGAGGGTCAGTAACAGCAATGTACCTGTTGATGGAGATGAAGCACaagtggaagagagaagagtAACAAAATGCCACATCGAAGCAACTGTGCAGGGTACAAAATCTGGCTCCAAAGTACCAGCAGCTCTCCACGGACCTGACCATGCTGAAGGGCATGACGGTCACCCCCGCCAGGAAGTCAGCACAAGCCAGAGAGGTGATCAAGAAATTGGCAGGAGAGTGCAGCTCCTTGAAATGCAAAACTGCAGTCATCACCAGGAGGTTTCCAAACACAGCCAGCAAAGAGGCTAAGCCAGATGCTGAGTACAGAATCACCCTGGATCCGAGTGAGtaggaaggtttttttaaaatttattttttatttatttttggcataacagtattcattattttttcaccacacccagtgatccatgcaatccgtgccctctataatacccaccacctggtaacccaACCTGCCACCCatctccgccacttcaaacccctcagattgtttttcagagtccatagtctttcatggttcacctccccttccaatttcccccaactcccttctcctctataactccccatgtcctccatgctatttgttatgctccacaaataagtgaaaccatatgataattgactcttcttgtcttatttcactcagcataatctcttccagtcccgtccatgttgctacaaaagttgggtattcatcctttctgatggaggcataatactccatagtgtatatggaccacatcttccttatccattcgtctgttgaagggcatcttggttctttccgcagtttggcaaccgtggccattgctgctataaacattggggtacagatggcacttctttggggtaaatacccaggagtgcaattgcagggtcatagggaagttctatttttttttttatagtttaatgtattttaatagcAAACTTACAGGAACAGCACAGAAGACAGACAACATTAAAAACATGTACTTGCATGTAGGACAATTCAGTTAGAAAAGTATAGTGAATGGATGGATCTACTGTATGATAAAAATGCTACAAACACCATTTAGTTGCCGTCAATAAGaaatttacttgttttaaaaaaatccaaatgctgGCATTGTCCAGAAAAATTTAACaggtttatttataattgttataaagtTGAACTGCTGAAACGTGTTCACTGAAACATTTTGACTTGCATTAATGCTTTATATGTCCccacatttatattaaaaattcacacacaaatgaaaatggaaaaactgcCAATACCTGATTTCTGTCCCCTAGTTTTCCATTTGCAATCATATACTTAGGTACGTTTTGAccccatggaaaaaaaatatctaacaTTCAGAACTACCAAtaacaggaagaagagaatttttttttttttttttaaagaatgaaatgttttccATCATGTGGATTCTTAAGCACGTTCTCCACGTATGCGGCGCGCTAGCTGGATGTCTTTTGGCATAATTGTGACACGTTTGGCATGGATAGCACACAGGTTGGTGTCTTCAAAGAGGCCCACCAGATAGGCCTCACTTGCCTCCTGCAAAGCACCAATAGCTGCACTCTGGAAGCGCAGGTCTGTTTTGAAGTCCTGAGCAATTTCTCGCACCAGACGCTGGAAAGGAAGTTTGCGGATCAGAAGTTCAGTGGACTTCTGATAATGTCTAATTTCACGGAGTGCCACAGTACCAGGCCTGTAACGATGAGGTTTCTTCACCCCTCCGGTAGAGGGCGCACTCTTGCGAGCGGCTTTTGTAGCCAGTTGCTTCTTTGGAGCTTTACCCCCGGTGGATTTGCGGGCAGTTTGCTTTGTAGAGCCATGGTACAGAAACCTCCTTACTTACCCCCTTCTCCTTCGGCTGGAGCTCGGCGAGCGAGAGGCGGCGCTGGCGTTGGCGAGCGTCGGccgggaagttctatttttaatttcttgaggaatctccacactgtactccaaagaggctgcaccaacttgcattcccaccaacagtggaagagggttcccctttctccacatcccctccaacacatgttgtttcctgtcttgctaattttggccattctaactggtgtaaggtgatatctcaatgtggttttaatttgaatctccctgagggctagtgatgatgaacattttttcatgtgtctgatagccatttgtatgtcttcattggagaagtctctgttcatatcttctgcccattttttgatatgattgttttgtgtatgttgagtttcgggagttctttatagatcctggatatcaaccttttgtctgtactgtcatttgcaaatatcttctcccattccgtgggttgcctctttgtttttttgactgtttcctttgctgtgcagaagcttttgattttgatgaagtcccaaaagtttattttcgcttttgtttcctttgcctttggagacatatcttgaaagaagttgctgtggctgatatcaaagagattactgcctatgttctcctctaggattctgatggattcttgactcacgttgaggtcttttatccattttgagtttatctttgtgtacggtgtaagagaatggtcgagtttcattcttctacatatagctgtccagctttcccagcaccatttattgaagagactgtcttttttcctgctttgtcgaagactatttgcccatagagttgagggtccatatctgggttctctactctgttccaccggtctatgtgtctgtttttatgccggtaccatgctgtcttggtgatcacagctttgtaataaagcttgaaatcaggtaacgtgatgcccccagttttatttttgttttttaaaatttccttagagattcggggtctcttctgattccatacaaatttttggattatttgctccagctctttgaagaataccagtgaaattttgatcagaatggcattaaaagtatagattgctctaggcagtatagacattttaacaatgtttattcttctgatccaagagcatggaatggtcttccatctttttgtgtcttcttcaatttctttcatgagtgttctgtagttcctcaagtacagatcctttacctctttggttaggtttattcccaggtatcttatggttcttggtactatagtaaatggaatctattctctaatttccctttctgtattttcattgttagtgtataagaaagccactgatttctgtactttgacttTGTGTCTTGCCACGTTGCTgaaatgctgtatgagttctagtagtttgggggtggagtcttttgggttttccatataaagaatcatgttatctgcaaagagagagagtttgacttcttcactgccaatttggataccttttatttctctttgttgtctgattgctgttgctaggacttctaatattatgttgaataagaatggtgagagtgggcatccttgtcgtgttcctgatctcaacgggaaggctgcaagctttttcccatggaggatgatatttgctgtgggtctttcatagatagattttatgaagttcaggaatgttcctctatccctatactttgatgCATTTTAATCAgcaacggatgctggattttgtcaaatgcttttctgcatcaactgagaggaccatatggttcttctctcttctcatattaatttgttctatcacattgattatttgcaaatgttgaaccacccttgtagcccagggatgaatcccacctggtcatagtggataatctttttaatgtgctgttggatcctgtttgctaggatcttgttgagaatcttagcatcgtGAGTAGGGAGTTTTAATGCAAGATCCATTCACACTCTCATAGCAAAGCTGCAGGACAGCAGGGTGGGAAAGATTGATGCTCATGGCTCTGGAGTTTGGTGCTTCCTGTCTTTCTGCCCTTCCTTgtggtgggcagcaaagtttTTCaattctgagaattaaaaaaaaaaaatcaaacttcatAATTGAGCAACTGCTTTTAAGTATTGCCTTAGATTCTgtcctttttcccattttaatcaCAAAAAGAAGTTAAGAGAATTTCAGAAAGTTAGAAATGTATCCTTTCTGACTTTAATGCATGTGATTATTTCTGTAATTATGTCTCAGCCTCGCAGATAGTTAATTCCAAGCTAACCTATTATGAATTTTCATCAAGCCAGAATTCGTATTATCTGAATAATtgaagaaatgtaatttaaacacCTGGTTCTTTACACCCCTGAAGTTCTTCATTGTAAAGAAGAGTCAGataaaacataatttgaaaagtGACCTTTTAATAGACTTCCACCTTCACATTTCTGAGACAGTAGCACCTGGAATGTTTTAGGAAGCTGGTCAATTAATTTCACCCATTATGAATTCCTCACAAGGAACCCCTATAGTGTAAGGTGCGAATCTGGAAAAGAAACTTTCGATAATTATGATTAGTAAGTTTTTCTACAAAATGTCTGCCTCAGTGCTCTATTACGTTGCAGGAAGACTTGTGATTTTCCTAATCAAGAGATTTCTTTAAGTTTGACACTCCTGGAATAGTCTCATCCCGTATATGGCAGCAACATTACCTATCTACAAGACTGGCTGTATAATTTGTAGAGCCcagggcaaaataaaaatatggagatCTTTAttcaaaaataggtaaaaaaGTACCCTTGAGTataaagcttttcctttttttctgcagTCTCTCCTGACCTGCCATCGTATTTGACTTCAGTTATAATGTCCCATTTCCTTGGGCATGGAAGTGTTTGTGGGCAAGTGCAGACCCTCACAGGTGCCTGGAGACTGCGCTCTAGAACTCAGCATGCCTGGCCCACCCACTGCCAGTTTTCTCCTCCCCCCAGCTGCTGAAACCATACACATGCCCACTTTGGTGACCTAGGAAGCTGAGCAAGCCATCTGCCCTACTCTTAGCATGtcacctaagccaaaggcagatagctGACTCCCTAAGGGGTGCAACCTCCACATCAGGACCCACTCAACATGTGGACTGAGAGTGGGTAAGACGGTTGGCCCCACTAAGCTGCCCTTTGGATGTGCTATGGCCCTACTAGCTTGGATAGGGTAACAGCTGCCATGATTTCCCTGAGACTACCTTGCCTCAACCCTCCCTTCCCTGCATCTAGTCCTCCAACATGGCAGTCTTAGTAGGTCAGAGTGAGGAGTGGGAGGTGGGACTGAGCTGAAGGTGCAGAAAGGAGGGCTCAGAGGGGGCGGGTAGGGCAGCCACGGTTGTGGAAGTGGCAGAGAACTAGTCTAAGGGAGAAGACAAAGCGTTGTAATGCAGGACTATCACATGTAATGCAACTTGGGGCTCCACATCCCCCACACATGCTCCATTGTCCTTCAGGACttcacaaataaaacacaaattcaaagatacaatttttaagaatttcaagaccaCAACAACTGTCATCAAGCCCCAAGAGCAGGGCTCTGAGCCACGGGGCTGGTCATGAGCCCACAGAAGAGCTCcaccttattttatttcagagattaAATTATCTCTTTGCAACAACAAttaaatgatgaagaaaagaaaactcaatgaAAGTGAGTGCAAAACTGCCAGATGGGAAAATGTAAAAGCTAAGTGCCAGAGAGTTCGGATAGTAACAGTATAGAGATATGGGCATGGAGAATGTTCATGTTgctattcttgttttgttttgattttgttatttataaagaaagactAATGGGAATGTGAGACCAAAGACTGAGCTCTGTTTGGACAAGTTTCACTATCAAGCAGGAAAGCAAGAAAGCACAGATCTGGGCTGTGGGAGAGTCAGTTCAAGGGAGTAGAAATAGGGAATGTTTCCTACAGCCAGAGGGCCATGAGCTGCTTTATATCTGGAGAGCAAAGTCTCCAAGTGCTGTTGATTGGATGATGATATCTATATTCATTCTCCAGGTAACCACTGGGCTGACTGGGTGTGTCCACAGACATACATGGGGTGCCTGCCTCAGGATTATGCCATTCTATTAGTTCCCTATTgttactgtaacaaattaccacaaatttagggGTTTAAAGCAATACGTATCTATTAACTTATAGTTCTAGAGATTAGAAATTTGAAATAGTTCTCAGGGACTACAATCAAAATGTTAATGGTGCtgttttccttctggaggctctagaagAGAATCAGCTTCTTACCTTTTCCCACTTCAGAGACCACATGCATTTCTGGCTTGCAGTCCTTTCCTCCATCCATATAACCAACAAACAGCACAGGATCTTGAaatctttctctgactctgacattgactctctctctttcctctttcactttAATGACCCCCGTGATTACATTAGGCCCCCTGGATAATCCAAAATATCTCTTCATCTCAAATTACCAATCCTTAATTTgaccacatctgcaaagtccctctTTGCCATCGAAGGTAACATAGTTATAGATCTGGTGATTAGCACATGGACATCATGGAGGTGAAGGGAGGGGTCACTATTCTGCCCATCACAGGCATCATACTATTTCTGCTGCTGAGGTCAAGTGTGAGCCCTGAATGATGGTACCTGCTCCTCTTGCCCCCTCTCTAAGGTGCCCGTCTTTAGGTTGTCGCTCCCAGGTGGATCTGTAAACTTTAGAAGGAAAGCAGCCATTGTTCAGAAAGAAGTTGGAAAACAAAACCTCTAAATTCTTACCTCTTAGGGACAACCTTGCTcgagtgaaaaaagaaagatcagaaaaTGCAGAAGTGAGATAAAACAggtttttctctttcacctttcCTTCCCCAATGAGATAAAGATTTCATGAGTGTGTTCAGACAAAAAGGCTGAATTAGTTTCTTCATCAACTCTTGTGTTTCAAGTACATGGAGAGGACAGGCAtataaaaatggggggggggggtggagaagtTGTAGGAATGTCCATAAATGAAATCATCATCTCTGCACTCAAGAAACAGGAAGACCAAATGTGAGCAGGGCTGACAATGAGAACCTGGTGGTTCCCATGTCCGGAAGCAGCTGGGGAATCCAGGATTTTGACTCCTGTGAAAGGGTCTAAAAGTGTTCCACGTCATCTAGGAGATAATGTACAGCTCACCTCTTGAAGCCTGGAGCTGGGAAGAGCCTTCTCACTTCAGGACACATGAGCAAGGATGTTGAAACAAGTGACTTTGCTCCAATTCCACCTAGGACCTTGGTTTTTAGAAAGCTGCTAGTGTAAGGAGAAGTAAGGGCACAAACATAGATTCGCAACCAGGAACCGAGCCGCCCAGCAGCTGATTGCCCTGGTCAGTAACATTTCCAATCTGACAGAAAAGCAGGAACCCAAAGCACTAGACCATGATTGTGTTTGAGGATCTTTAGGGCTAGATGGAGACAACTTCACAATTACTAAGCACTTCAAGTGTGTTTAGGTTggggagaataaaagagaaagaaataggaaaccaaACCAACCCACTCAACTGAGATAAGAAAGCACAACAAAAATCCAAAGCCTGTAACAATATGATTCTAAAATACAGCCAATAAAATCAACAACTGAAACATGAAATATTCCAGATGAAGTTAATTTCATAGAGCTGTTTGAAAAAGACAAGTACAACTTTAGTGATGtttctattcaaatcttttgttcAAATACATGTGTCTTGACAGTGATTGGGAGCTCTTGGAAGGAAGCTTGGAACTCGTTTCCAGCAAGTGCCTGAAAGAGACACAAGTGCTAGTAACAGCAGATGACACTACAGGAAGCGTCACTTTCCCTCTTTGTGTCTCATATTAGAATATTcaattttagggacacctgggtggctcagtaggttaagcctctgtctttggctcaggtcatgatctcagggtcctgggatggagccccgcatcgagccccgcatcgagtcccacatcaggctctccactcagcagggagcctgcttcctttcccctctacccccacctgcctttctgcctacttttgatctctgtctgtcaaataaataaataaaatctaaaaaaaaaagaatattctattctATGCAAAATGCATAATagattataaataaacatttagcaAGGTAGGATTTGGTAGATGATCTTCTGctttatttgccttttctcttaTTGTGTACCATCTTCTTTCTAAATCACTTCCTAACTCCAGTTCCTGCAGCAAATTATGGCCAGAGATTGGGGAATAGGTAAGCGACAGTTTGCTCCTATGAAAAGTTAAATCCGCGATGCTGATTGCTATGAGATGCACAAAGTCTACCACCAGCCTCCTCAAATGATGAAGAGAGCAAGCCTTGAATCGCTGTGGAATGTATGGACACTGCCGTAACCAgagcctcctgcttccttctgggaATTTATTCCCACCTATGGGAATAAATCTAGGCTTCGAGTCTATGCTCCCTAATCTTTTTCACTTGATCATGCATGGTAATGCATTGCTATAGACTGACTATGTGCATCCCTTCAAAATTCATGGGTTGAAACGTCATCTCCAACATAATGCTTTTTAGAGGTTGGGCTTTTAGGAGGTAGTTCTGTCGTGAGGGTAGAGCCTTCATGAGTAAGGCTGGCACCCTTATGGAAGAGGTTCCTGAGAGATCCCTTATCCCTGCCTCCATGTGACTCCAGGAAAGAGTCACCTATGGACCAGAAAGTGTGTCCTCACCAGACTTGAATCTGAaggcatcttgatcttggacttcccaacctgcagaactgtgagaaataaattcctgtagTTTATAGAACACTCAGTGACTGGTCATTTTAATAGCAGCCTGAGCTCACCAACACATATGTACTTCACAAGAGGGTAAACTGAGATGATCTGGGATGTCCGTAGAGCACCTCAATGAAAGATAAGTATTATAACTGAGCAATAGGGTCTTAATATTCCCCTTGGCTTGAATAAACTGTAGGCATGCTTCTTTCTGACTCTaggcctctgccctcccttttcttagagGATTTGATTCAGAAAACTTGCCATTGTAagttctttttctgcctctttgagatataaatctttttaaaggcttCTTGTCAGTTGTATAACCCAGGACTTGTCTTTTCCAAGTAGCTGAGAGCCATTCCTTTGAAATGCAGTCATTGAGGAAAATGGCACACTTATCTCTTAGTTTCTGTGGAAGAGTGGGAGCCTAATTCTAAAGGCCACCAATGTGTAAAACCACAGCCTGTCATGAAAATATGAGGACATTTACTTGTCACCTTCCTTGGAGCAGTGTGCCACCAGAGCAGATTCTCAGTGATGATGGCAGAGGTtcaggagagaaagcagaaccAAGGAGGCCTTCTTAAGGCCCATGCTTAGAACTGACATCCTGTCACCTCTGCTCTCACTTTGCCTCTTGAGGGAAGAACTTCAAAGTTACACAGCAAGGGGCATGAGGGAGGGGTTTCAAACCTTCTGTCAACCACACAAAATCTTAAGGAGTAAGCCTTTCTCAGTGAGACATGGAAACATAACATGTGTTGGATGTTGCTCATTGTACTTACTACCTATAGAAAGAGAAGCATCCTGTCAGAAAGTTGAGACAACCACCAGAATAGAATGAGGGAAGCTGCTCGCGTCCTGAATCTACTGGCCACGTGAGCCCATCTGACCGCCTTGAAGGCTGAGTGGATCAGTATCTCTAGGTACACTTATGACCCCTTGGCAACATGCTGTAACGGGAAACCGGTTGGGAAGCTCTGCTTTTTATAGCAGTCTGATGGCCCATCAGGTTTGGAACAACATTTATAGCAAGTCTTCTGTGTTTCCAGCCAAAATCTGTTGTCTACCTTGATATGATTTATTAACACTTTCAAAATAATATCCTTATTATTTACTGTGTCTTTGTGCAAACCCAGAGAGACCCTGCTCAGatatatcttcaaaaaaaaagaatctaaacatggggctcctgggtggctcagtgggttaaagcctctgccttcagctcaagtcatgatcccagggtcctgggatcgagccccacatcgggttctctgctgagctgggagcctgcttcccccttctttctgcccgtctctctgcctacttgtgatctctaaaatctttaaaaaaagaaatctgggcaATCTGAGGATCTTAGAAAAGATGACACTGATTCATTACCTTGGTGGCATTACACTGATCTGGCAGGAGGAGCAGGTAGTACCTAGCACTCTACATACCTAGTACCTAGCCTTGATAAGGTACTCCTCAAAGTTTGGAGATGAGCCTTATGAAGGGTCAAGGGCCTTCTATATTAAAGCAGTCAGGAATGTCTCATCCCAAGTAGAAGACAACTGACTACATCTTCAATCTTCTCAGCTAAAGAATTTAGCACAATAGTTGACAGACCTCTTTGGGATCCAAAAACAATGGATTCCACACTTAGGAATACTGCTCTGGTCCATACACTGAGTAACAAAGATGTCTGTCAGCTTTGTATGGGGCTTGGAGTCTGGGCTGCAGTATCATTGCCAGGCGATTTCGTGACCTGGTGGTGCTAGAGATGTTGATATTGGGGGGGAAATGCAGTTTAGATTTTATGGAAGGCTCCCGTGGGAGAAATATAATGCAGTCCTCTGGACTTCTGAAGCAAGATCATGCTATAGGATAAAACACCTTTTGAAAGATGGCTCTCTGAGCCCAAATAGTGATTGAACACTTGACAAGGTGATACCCAGTAATCATGTGTCTCTAACTGCCCATGATGACACAGGTCCTCTTGAATCTTCAGTCATAAAGTCGGGTGGGCCCagaaaattttctggaaaatggaaatgatacaCCTGGAACCAAGCCTGAGCAAGGCCAGACAGCATGAGCCCAGAGCCCATGTTCCCCACCACAGTTGTGTCAGGACCCCTCCATCTCACGTTTCAGCAaactgaagaggaggaaaggatcTAGCTTGGTTTACAGATAAATTGTCTCTGTATGGGGGTGCAAACCAAAAATGGACAGCAGTTGTGTTACAGACTTGTACTGGCCTTGAATGACAGTGAGAGGGAAAATCTTCTCAAAAGGAAGACTTTTGTTTGACTAATAGTATCAATTGAGGGACACCAGAAAGTTATTCCACCTGAATAAATCCCTTCTGGAACTTCACtcttagcattttattctttttctaaagtaCTTCTCCCTGAGTGTCCCCTAAATGATCTCTTGGGCCTTCATCCACTACCCATTCAAAAGGGAAACTCTGAGAATAGTATGTTTTATTGTGACTGCTGCAATAtgaacaattttattaatttagccAATGGTTATTGTTTAGCAGCTCATATTACTGGTGGGAAAGGACAGCACAGATCAGTTGATTGGAGCCAGCGATACAAGGGAGCTCCTGGGAGAGGGTAGAAAGTAGAGGCAGGGCAGACTGGGGACTCAAGCAGATTTTGATTTCCTCTTAAATGTAACTAGGATGAGTCATAACAGGGACCTTACCCTTTCTCACCTTTGAGATAGTCTATGCTGTTTACCTTAGTGCCGACCTTAGAGGCTGATGAAATTTGATCTTTGTTGTTGAGGACTTATCTTTATAtttgtcgtgtgtgtgtgtgtgtgtgtgtgtgtgtgtgtgtttgaacaaaataaaatatgtcagcTACTAGGTAATGCCTAGGAAGATTGTTTATGCCTTTTCATTTCTGAGAAATATTGATGGTTTTTCTGGCTTGTTCCCAATGGTAATAAAGCCTCCTTTATTCTTGCGAACAGACTTAGAATTATTCTCCATGAAGAATTCACTTTTGACCTTGTGCTATTTTCTGAACCAGCTAAGTG is from Mustela erminea isolate mMusErm1 chromosome 4, mMusErm1.Pri, whole genome shotgun sequence and encodes:
- the LOC116588446 gene encoding LOW QUALITY PROTEIN: trace amine-associated receptor 8-like (The sequence of the model RefSeq protein was modified relative to this genomic sequence to represent the inferred CDS: inserted 1 base in 1 codon), producing MSINLSHPAVLQLCYESVNGSCIKTPYSRGSRVILYSASGLASLLAVFGNLLVMTAVLHFKELHSPANFLITSLACADFLAGVTVMPFSMVRSVESCWYFGARFCTLHSCFDVAFCYSSLFHLCFISINRYIAVTDPLVYPSNFTVSVLGMCISVSWILLIVCSGAVFYTGVNDDGMEELVSALNCVGGCQIVVNQDWVLIYFLLFFIPTLIMIILHCKIFLIAKHQAIKIENTGSKAESSSDSYKSRERKKRREAAKTLGITVIAFMISWLPYTTDMLVDAYMGFITPACIYEICCWGALXNSAMNPLIYALFYPWYRKAIKIILSEEFLKDSSSTIRLFAE
- the LOC116588447 gene encoding histone H3.3A-like; amino-acid sequence: VRRFLYHGSTKQTARKSTGGKAPKKQLATKAARKSAPSTGGVKKPHRYRPGTVALREIRHYQKSTELLIRKLPFQRLVREIAQDFKTDLRFQSAAIGALQEASEAYLVGLFEDTNLCAIHAKRVTIMPKDIQLARRIRGERA